The genomic region TGATGATTAATGTAGGTCGCTCAAAGCATTTTCCAATGCTTCCCAGGGCGTTGTCCCAGAAATCCAGTGGGGACATTCAAGGCGAAAGCAATAACATGCATTTTTTTACGATGGTTCAGTTCCTGGCGTTCGTGGCGGCGTCGCTGCTTTGCATTATCGCGCCGGGGCCGGATAACCTGGGCGTGCTCAGTCTGGGACTGTCGCGGGGGCGCAAGGCGGGGATGGGTTATGCGGCGGGGTGCGCGCTGGGGTGTTTGACGCATACGACGTGGGCGTCGCTGGGGCTGACGGCGCTGGTGGCGGCGTCGCCGGCGGCGTTTGGCGTGATGAAGTTCGCGGGGGCTGGGTACCTGTGCTATTTGGGTGTGAAGGCGCTCAAGAGCAAAGGGGCGTCACTGGAAACGAAGGGCGAGCC from Capsulimonas corticalis harbors:
- a CDS encoding LysE family translocator — protein: MHFFTMVQFLAFVAASLLCIIAPGPDNLGVLSLGLSRGRKAGMGYAAGCALGCLTHTTWASLGLTALVAASPAAFGVMKFAGAGYLCYLGVKALKSKGASLETKGEPAGDTRQFLLRGFVSNALNPKVALFFLAFLPQFINPRGSVGLQMLILGACFGLMTLTAFTLLGYFSGAIGAWLRRRPSVSRWLDRATGYLFIGLGVRLALAKQRM